In the Flavobacteriales bacterium genome, GCTGGTACTTCATGTTTTCATATTGGGCAAGCTCCCGATAAACGTACCATGGCTAATGCTTTTTTACATAATATTGATATTAGCAGAAATCAATCGCGTCAATTTGAAACTGATGATTTTGAAGATTTTGATTTAATCTATGCAATGGATTCATCAAATTACCGAGACATAATTTCTCTTGCCAGAGACAGTGAGGAAGAAGACAAAGTAAAGATGATTTTAAATGAAGTGAATCCAGGGAATAATGACTCAGTACCTGATCCCTATTACGGGGATGACGGATTTGAAAACGTATACGTATTACTCAGAGAAGCTTGTGAAAAGATAGCTTCTGATTTAGCTTAAAAACACATGCCAAAAACAGGAATTTTATATCTTCTTCCTTCCGATTTAGATATTACCGCAGCACATTTAACAATACCGGAATACAATAGACAGGTTATTAAATCCTTAAAAACCTTTATAGTTGAGAACGAAAGAACATCCAGACGTTTTATAAAAAAGGCAAATCCAGACTGTGTTATCTCTGAGCTGAACTTTATCACTCTCAATAAACACACATCTAAAGAAGAGTTGAATGCAATGCTCGAATATGTATATAAAGGTGAGAATATTGGGTTGCTTTCAGAGGCTGGTTGCCCAGCCGTTGCCGATCCAGGGGCAAATGTTGTTCAACTAGCTCACAGGTCAGGAATTAAAGTTATTCCTTTAGTTGGGCCATCTTCTATTATCCTTGCACTTATGGCTTCTGGATTTAACGGGCAGCAATTTAACTTTAACGGTTACTTACCCAAAGAGCCCAAAGAACGAATTAAACGATTAGCCGTTTTGGAAAAGCTTTCCATGCAAATCAATACCACTCAGATATTTATTGAAACACCATTTAGAAACGATCACCTCCTTAGAGATATATTAAAACATTGTCATCCAAACACCATGCTGTGTATTGCAAAGGAAGTAACCGGGCCTAATGAATCTATTATTTCTGATACAATTGGAAATTGGAAAAAGAAAAACCCTATAATGGGGAAAGTCCCAGTAGTGTATCTCCTATTCTCT is a window encoding:
- a CDS encoding low molecular weight phosphotyrosine protein phosphatase, producing MKILMVCLGNICRSPLAEGILQTISNERNMGLEIESAGTSCFHIGQAPDKRTMANAFLHNIDISRNQSRQFETDDFEDFDLIYAMDSSNYRDIISLARDSEEEDKVKMILNEVNPGNNDSVPDPYYGDDGFENVYVLLREACEKIASDLA
- a CDS encoding SAM-dependent methyltransferase — its product is MLYLLPSDLDITAAHLTIPEYNRQVIKSLKTFIVENERTSRRFIKKANPDCVISELNFITLNKHTSKEELNAMLEYVYKGENIGLLSEAGCPAVADPGANVVQLAHRSGIKVIPLVGPSSIILALMASGFNGQQFNFNGYLPKEPKERIKRLAVLEKLSMQINTTQIFIETPFRNDHLLRDILKHCHPNTMLCIAKEVTGPNESIISDTIGNWKKKNPIMGKVPVVYLLFSGSLKRKAK